In the Pelmatolapia mariae isolate MD_Pm_ZW linkage group LG10_11, Pm_UMD_F_2, whole genome shotgun sequence genome, atgaagcttaactttaatcacagccaaaccggtttactcaggaacaaataaaacactgaaatagatcacttctaaatgttaatgtttggtttaagtgacttatatatcatttttaacctcagtagtgaaacctctattaataaaaatagtgtacatgtacatacgtgtacataccttaataaaaacaagcaggtgagatgttagaacgcttttatttctattctagtggacactcaatactatagacaactgctggagtttctttaacctgagtagtgagacgtccgcggggggggggggggggggttgaaaacgatgtgccgggagtccgctgttgagttttggacgaaatgcattctgggatatatagctgtcccaagtccacaccgatgcatgctcgatgaaacgggcggatcgagaacacatccgggactttttcgcgttctcggcttgatgcgtacttcgaattggaacagtacttggtctccgactgatgacgtatcacgagtacacgagaacgcaagtacgcacaagtacgcatattgataaacgcccaaaGTCAAGCAAAATCATAACAACAAGAGACTCCAAGTGTGCATACACATTACAGAAACAGTCTTCATATACAGGCAGCGTACATTCTTTGGTTCATTTTCTAGcaaatttaattttttgttttgagaTTTTAATTGCTCTGTCAGTCATCATAAATGTAATTTGTTCGTCTACTCAACAGATCTGTTGACTACTTTCACATTAGCCTAATTAAAGAGCAAAAATGAATCAAATTTGGAAACTAAAACCAGCATACGTTTGTCTGAACAGACTGAATCATTAATCAATTAACACAACAGCTgcacattattatcattattatttttattgtattattataacTTCTGCAATGTAGTAAATAACACGGACTCTTTCGGCTTGCACACTCACTTGTCTGATTTCTTTTACGGTTGTGGAAGACACAGTCTGCTGCTATAACATATATGTATACGTGTAAAGATGAAGAGACAGGGCGCCAGTTTACCAGCGGTCGTCTCCCTGgatctttcttctttctccgTTCACACTCCAACAATAAAGAAAGGACTAACACTGCAGCAAACTAAATCGGGGACACCGAGAGCCTGTGCAGCAACACCAGGAAGcaaccaatgactgtagaaaagaaCGGGCTCCCTATTCCCTCAGTAAAGTCTTTCAGGGAAAGAGGCAGCTTTCTCGCTTTCTCTGCTCTTTTTCCGCCATGAAGAGGCGTTTACATTCTTtcagattattttcttttcttatacattttattttatagtaCGTGATCTTTGCTAGCTGCTGCATTCACGGCCACACACCACGCCTGGAACCAGTATTTCCCGACAACCACCGAAGGAGGCATTTGAACTCGCGCTTGCTCATGCGCAGTAGCGTTATCCACAGTTGCTATTCGTGTTCCCACCTGTAGAGTGTCTGGgaatcaaaacaaaaatcttcTGGAAAGTCGTCCTAGATTTTAACAGCAAGCTAACCCACCTAAAACCGAGAGAGTTAGCACAGTTGTTCCCAAGTGTTATTTGAATCAGCTTTAACATCTGAATTTCGCTTAATTAGATGTATTTCATCATGGGAGTTTCTCAAAAGTTTCGCTCTTTCTACAACTTTTTCTGCTCCGTTTTCGTGGCATAGCTGGAAAGCTAACTGCTGTTTGTTGTAGTAAATGTTAGCCTAGCATTGCTCTCCCCACACAAAAGCCCTGCCTCTTCTCAGAGTTGTTGGACACCAGAAGTTTAAAACTTTACTAAGTGGTAATGGCCCCATCTAACTTTTTAATGCATgttgttttgattatttttttcgtATCTCTAAAACCGCTGGAAAAACTAAATTATCGTTTGGATGCTAAAGAGAACATGATCAAGAAGCAGTTCCTTCCATGCGCTTAACACtgtaaattacattaaaaacgTGCTGCTCAAGTCATGAGTTGGTTCATCGTATCACTTGTTAAATGTAATTTGTAGCTCTATAATCTGttctgttaattttttttccacagcttTTTGACCGAAACGTCTTCAAAATGTCTATCCTCGGATTAAAGAAGAAGCAGCCAAAGACTTTTAAAGTCAAAGTTATCACTATGGATGCTGAAATGGAGTTTAGCTGCGAGGTATGGATATATGCGAGCCTGTATAATAGGTCGAAGTATAATAATTAACTGTGATTACATTTCTATATATAATCTTTGACTCCTTTAAAATGAACCCCCAGATTAACAGAAAATAATTGCTTGAAAAGTCCATGCATCACACCTTGCAAAAGTCAAATTGGGCAAAATTGTAGGAGGCCTTTCACTGGTTTTAAACGTGAAGGGCACTGCTGTAATCTAAGACGCATGTCATGCAACCTCATGTGTCTGTCAGGGTTTACCCAGGAAATAGTTTATCAGCAGCAGTTATAGATCCTGATACACGTTATCTTGTGATTGATTGAGCAAGTAAATGACAGTCAACAATGGCTATACTCACGTGGGGCCTCTGCTGTGTGAAATAATACCACTACTTTCCCCCCCACAAACATTGATATGTTATCTTTTTAAACCACAGCTCATTTTGTCCTGTGAAAGATTACATTTCACAGGATACATTAGATTCTTGGGGATGTGTCCCACCTACACTATAAAACACTGCAGGGAGCCCTGCCAGTACACCAGGATTGAAACATTCTTATAATAATTAttcttacatttttctttatattgagACAGGACAGGTAAAGGGCTACAGCTGCAAATACCCTTGCTTTGAGCATTTTCACTTGCTCATATCTTTCTAACTCCTTTCTTTTCAGGTCAAGTGGAAAGGTAAAGACCTCTTTGACCTGGTATGTCGAACTGTTGGTTTGAGGGAGACCTGGTTTTTTGGACTCAGGTACACAGTAAAGGATACCTATGCCTGGCTAAAACCAGACAAGCGGGTAAGTGAAGGAATAATTCTAAGGAGATTGGCTCTGAGatccaaaaataaacaaataaacccccaattaaaaaaaaaaaagagtgtaaaatgtcaataaaaacatgGCGCAATAATTTACAGACCTCATAAAGCCACATGTTATTCACAATAGACTAAATGCATATAAAATCTTTGAACAGCGAAAATGTCCCATTTTAGGAAAGTTGGGACAGGGTCATGTTTACTACTGTGAAGCATGCACTATTCTTTTAATACCAGTCTGTAAAAATCTGGAAAAGGAAGAGAGCCGCTGCTGGATTTCTGGGAGATGAATGTTGTCCCGTTCTTGTCAGAGTTAATATTCTAGCTTTTTCGTATTTTTTGTACCATGGAGTACCAAATGATTTCAGCTGGTGAACTGCAGCCAGGCAGTACCTGGACTCTACTATGAGGTATGGAATTATGGAAGGCTTTGCCGGAAAAAGAGGTCACCTGGATATTTGGAAGGTTATACAGGTTGCTTAAATAAGACATTTATATTGGCTAGATCAGTCAGCGTTATATTTCAGCGTGCAAGAAGAGAGAAATTCAAAATGAGTTGAGAAATTCGTTTTCCGTGGAATGGAGTGGAACAtgtcagtttaaacatttgatgtcagggctctagactaactttttgacatgggcgcaccggtacgcctaactttaaaaatttaggcgtaccggcacaaaagttaggtgcacaaaagttatcaatagttcttttcatcttttcttattacccacagctacatccacttctgtcaggcctaggctgatcactagggctgggtatcatcactgatttctataatccattcgattccggttctcaaagtcctgattcgattcaatttagcctcagacagtcagaaatattataattctgatcatttatcagcactgatacatgtgagacttcatcagaattgtgaacatcacagcagatgtctttgtgtcaaagtaactgagaataaaacagaaaaacatgaaggagattttcctggtctggcgttttatagcagataaccttaaaaatattctgcaatattctgcaattttgcataattttaagaagtttaaatttcttcagtattgaacagcagaaattaggctttcttgtccgaggtcatttaagtgaaaaaagaaaagaaaaagacagcagccgacagcgctgtaaacaacggtagactggtgggtaataagcgaatgaataatgcacaaaacagagatttgagacgggaaactgttcttgaggtacagagagagagggagctgtgtatgaagtgtgatttttatcgtggtggaagcaaaacagcaaaagtaagagggaattcatgacgacattgatcaaatatgaatcgtagtttgctgcttcttttgctgctggctcggtgaattttggttggagagagacaaaacctgcagctcagaatcagcgcaaaaagacgtaaacacagcgcggacctgacgcatcagaatcgctaagctccgacagcgtgtccgtgttcgggccgtggggtgagaaagccgagaaagacaaagctgattctgatgcgtagggtccgctctgtgtttacgtctttgtgtggaatccgttaatgaattgatatcgctttattcaagctactcacctctctcttccacctgcactttcaactggaccacggccaatcagagaggtcccgcccctgactatctctgattggtttagtccacgataggggcataatgtgtgtctgttgttgaccacatggagagttgcagagattttttttttgttacctgaaaatatttggtcgcacaGGTGggaccaaatatttttttttagtcgcaccactgaaaaatttggtcgcatttgcgaccagattggtcgcactctagagccctggatgttttctatgttcttctgtaaaacataTATGGCTTTATAGTATCTGCAGTTCATTGTATTCTGTCCAATATCCCAACTTTTTTTGAATGGTTGTATAACCATAATATAATAacttttcctcttccttttcGTCTTTCATCAAGGTCTTGGACCAGGAGGTTCCTAAGGACTCTCCCATAACATTTAATTTCCTTGCTAAATTTTTCCCGGAAAAAGTAGAAGAAGAGCTGGTTCAAGAAATAACtcaacacctcttcttcttACAGGTACTCTGATAACTTTGTGGTGAAACCTTTAGGTGAATTTCTTTCCTTtagttcattttgaattttaacTCAACCTGTGTGTAGCATTTACCTCACGTCTAAAAAGCTTTTATGTAGCTCAGTACATGTTCACACATGTTGTCAAACTCTTGTTTAGGTAAAAAAACAGATATTAGATGAAGAGATATTCTGCTCCCCTGAAGCTTCAGTTCTGTTGGCATCATATGCCGTCCAAGCTAAGGTAAGAAAATTTGGAGGGTCAAATTCTCACTAAACCAGCAGTGAGCTCGGCCTTCTTTTATCTGAAAATAATTAGTCTCCTGGAGTCCATTTGCTGCTGGAGACCATCATGCAAATATGAAACAAAATCAATATAATGCAGATTAGTTATGATTATGGACAGCATGAAGAGCAGTGCATTCATGAGATACAAAAGGGCTAACATTTGATAAAGGGCAACTTATTTATTGCACAGATCCTAATGACCTATGTTATTCAACCAAACTCTGAATAAATATTTTCCTCTGTGTGTCattaatgtttgatttcttgTTTACTGTTGTTTCCTTTTCAGTATGGAGACTATGATCCAAACTTCCATAAACCAGGCTTCCTGGCACAAGATGAACTTTTGCCAAAAACAGTAAGTATACAGGTCTCTGTGCATATTTGACCTATGAAAACAGGTGCTTCCcagaattattttcttttgttagcAGTCATTTCTGGCCAAGTTTGTCAGACACCATCTGTGCATTCAGTGTATTAACATTTTCCCTGTGATCCTGTGTCTTTACCCCAGGTTGTGATGCAGTACCAAATGACAGCAGACATGTGGGAGGAGAAGATCACAGCTTGGTATGCTGAGCACAGAGGCCTCGCCAGGTACAGCTGACCCAGGGGGCTGCTGAAGACCAGCATGTGAAGACTTATTAACACCCTTAGCAAAAGATTGCACTAGATTGTGTAGTTTAAGTGTAATCAGTGTATCATTGTGTGATCCCCTTTCTTATTTTCACATCGTCCATATAGAGATGAAGCTGAGATGGAATACCTAAAGATTGCTCAGGATCTTGAGATGTATGGTGTCAGCTACTTTGACATTACCGTGAGTGTGAATTAGTATGACTTGATTTCACATTTTTGAATCTGACATTTAACTTTGCTGTCTCTTGGGTTAACATTTGTGTTTCTACATATATTGACAGCAAAATAAGAGGGACACAAACCTGCTACTTGGAGTTGATGCTCAGGGCCTTCACATCTACAGCCCCAACAGCAAACTCACCCCTAACAAGTCCTTTCCTTGGAGCGGCATCCGTAATATCTCCTATAGTGAAAAGGAGGTAAGGGCAAGGAGTGGGCTGTCCTGCAGACAAACTGGGCATAATGCTCACATCCAAAATAATATTCTTAAAATACTCTTAGATTGATATATTTTGTCTGCAATTTTTTTTGCCTCTCATTACTTTCCTGCCACCTGAATTGAGACACTTGTGGGTATTTTTAGATGGCTGTTTTGTATTACTGTGTCTGTGTATCCGAGAAtccatgtaaaaacataaatgcaGCATTCATGGGCACGCTTGGATTGTATTCCACATCTTTGGTCCTATTCCTACAAATTTgtattttcaacattttaatgTCATCCAGAGTCATTCTGGCCTAGAGAAGACCTCTTCTGGTCACTAGGGataaatgtgtattccccaaaGGGTTGGTGAGTACACATTCAGTAACAGTGAATGTGATTAACAGTGAGTTACTATATGAATTCCGTTACAAAGTTTGCTGCACTAGAAACCTTCTTGCAATTTGTTTTGGGCCCTAACAGACACTTTCAACCATAGTTTGTGCAAATATACCAGATTTCCTGGAAACACTTGTTAAATACTAGCCGAGTGTAAGTCTGGACAGTATATTGAGTTTTTAAGCCATATCAGTGTAAGATGTAGGATGAGACAATGTCGTTTATGTTTCATTAAAATTATACTCGATGAGCAGCCGTAGCACATGTGACTAAAAAGAAAAGATCACTGGCAAGCTTCTTGGAACATAGACTGTGATGCTGACCCTCTCAAATGGTGGAAGGAACATAAAGTTGACTATCCAGCAATGAACTGCCTGGCCAAAAATGATCTTTGTGTGCCAGCTACCAGACACCCTTCTGAAAAGATTTTCAGTTACAGCGTGACAATGTAACCTGTAACAGGGCATCttgctctgttttgttgttgttgtttatatatatctttataATTCTTCCCAGTTTTTACAAAGAAACTCACTGGCTAGAAAAAAGGATAGAATTTTCCTCATTTTATTCCATTGGTACTTTTTcatgcaagtgttgcattttcttGATTGCACAAATGTGTCTTTGGTATGcaagaaaataacattttatttaagggGCAGTGTTATTTAATATATGCAGATAATTAATTTTTCTTAGTTAtatttttgtaacatttttcatgtacatcttaaGTTGTATGTTAACAAACGTGCCTGTGTGACATTTGGAACATTTGGTTTTGATTTTGAACTGCCTTTTTGTTATATTATTACAGCCTTACAGCTGTGTATTGGAAACTGCTTTCTTTCAGTGtcatattttctttcatgttgaTCTGTTGTAAACTGTGCTCTCGGTTAATCtgcatggttttttttttcatgttgttgcAGTTCACAATCAAACCTCTGGACAAGAAGAAAGATGTTTTCAAGTTCTACTCATCTCAGCTGCGTGTCAACAAGCTGGTTGGTTTGCCTCTGTGTTTGTGATGTCATCTACTTAAAGGTTAAATGTTATATGTCGTAAATTTGTGCTGATTATGTTTCACCTGACTCTTTAGATCCTGCAGTTGTGCATTGGGAATCATGATTTGTttatgaggaggaggaaggtggaCTCAATTGAAGTGCAGCAGATGAAAGCTCAAGCCAAAGAGGAAAAGGCCCGCAAGAAGGTCTGTGGTCTCAACTCCACTGGAACATCACATTAGATAGGATGCTCACAGTGATCGATCATAaatcttttattgtggttaacAAACTTTAAATGGGCCGCCATGTAGATGGAGCGCCAGATCCTGGCACGGGAGAAACAGATGAGGGAGGAAGCGGAACGGGCAAAAGAGGAAATGGAAAGAAGACTGTTCCAGCTGCAGGATGAGGCACGACTGGCTAATGAGGCACTGGTGAGAATATCGTCATTGACCTGAGATAACTGTTGAATTTTCAGAGTTTATCTTATGCAGCTTTGTAAAAATTTggattaaatgttaaataaattttGTCCAGCTGCGATCTGAGGAGACAGCCGACCTGCTGGCAGAGAAAGCTCAGATTGCTGAGGAGGAAGCAAAGCTGTTGGCCCACAAAGCTGCAGAAGCTGAGCAGGAAAGGCAGAGGTTAGAGGTCGCAGCCATGAAGACCAAGGAGGAGAAGAGGCTCATGGAGCAGAAGATGAGGGAGGCGGAGCAGCTGGCTGTAAAACTGGTGGAGCAGTCTGAGCGGAGGTCTGAAAtcatttgagtttttattttagaTATTTCCATTAGTTAAAATTTAATCCCTTTATAACTTTTGTCCGTGCATAACATTTATCAACTGGTaactaaataaatgaaacacTATTAATAAAAGTCCTCTAAAAATATTTCACATAAACCTGCAAAGATTTAGCCTAAGCTGGCATGTGGTGGTAATTTTAAAAGagtttttcacttattttgaaATATGTCTTTCTGAGATTTTCAAAatgagtaaaacaaaaaagatgcaGGAAACTCGAGATATGCTTTTGATTCCATCCAGTTTTCTTCCCTCTCAAAACCCAGCATTCCTCCTCAACCACCAACAGCATTGGGGTTCACTTCCAAAATGTATGTGTTAGAAAAACTGGGTCTGTTGCTCTGTCATTATCTTGATTCTGTTGTAACATTAAGGCTGGGTTTAAACATCCATTGTTAAACTCAAAGGCACATGATCACTTAATCTTAATTACTGAAATTACCTAAACTCAACCTAAACCTAAACTGCTATCTATAAATGTACTAGGTATAAATGTGCTAACTGTGCTATGCATAAATAGGTCTGCAAATCAGTTCAAAAGGAGGATAAAAGACCCCCAATTGTCATGTCATCGAGAGACACATGATGATCTTCATGTCTTTGATAAGAAGCCTATAATGCTTCAtttctgttccttttgtttcagAATAagttgtaaaaagaaaagaaaaaagtactgCTCTGATAATAATCACAAGTATTTACTTTACTCTTAGTTGAACTGACTAAATGTCTGATTCCAGGTTGAAGGAAGCTGATCACCTGAAACAGGACCTGACTGAGGCAAAGGACGCTGAGAGGAGAGCCAAGCAGAAGCTGCTGGAGATCACCAAAACAACCTACCCTGTACGTTGATCACACTACTGCTTCTCTGATCTCTGTGATGCCTGGATTTCTTTTGTAGATTGAAGGAGTTTGTTTTCATTATAAGAGCTCTGATctccatgttattacggtgcaAAGGCCATTGCACCGTAATGCTCTAGGTAATTTATGAGCTTAATATGGGCCATCAATTTGAGATCTTTAAAGTTCTTTTTTAGGGAGGATTATCATTGTTGTATAACTTCCCTCATTTATTTCTTGAAGTTAGTGACTTCATGTCTCCCAGAATGTTTTTAATGGCAAGAGAAGAGGTGCGAAATCTGTGGGTGTTATTAGTATTGCAGATTTATATTTATTAGTGTGGATAATTGACgagaaaaaaaccacaaaacattAATGTGTTTTATATCATTCGCTATAAATGAACTTTGTTAGTAACCAAGTTAGATAGAGAAATTCCATGCCAGCATCTGTTTTATTATAGTCTGGGGTTTGTAGCTGTATGCTTTTATGTGTTATTGCTCAAAATGAGGGATTTCAAATAGCAGTGCTATTACACACAAAATTGAATGTTCTGATAATGATAATTCagtgaattattttgttttttttgccctCATGTGACCCCAGATTTTAAAAGTGTAATGTGCTTtacctttgtgaatatttaTACTTAAATGACATCTGTGTGCTTGTCTTCCAGCTCATAGCAGCTTATTCTGCTCCCcctgctcctcctgctcctcctgaaGCAGCCGACT is a window encoding:
- the nf2b gene encoding NF2, moesin-ezrin-radixin like (MERLIN) tumor suppressor b, with translation MSILGLKKKQPKTFKVKVITMDAEMEFSCEVKWKGKDLFDLVCRTVGLRETWFFGLRYTVKDTYAWLKPDKRVLDQEVPKDSPITFNFLAKFFPEKVEEELVQEITQHLFFLQVKKQILDEEIFCSPEASVLLASYAVQAKYGDYDPNFHKPGFLAQDELLPKTVVMQYQMTADMWEEKITAWYAEHRGLARDEAEMEYLKIAQDLEMYGVSYFDITQNKRDTNLLLGVDAQGLHIYSPNSKLTPNKSFPWSGIRNISYSEKEFTIKPLDKKKDVFKFYSSQLRVNKLILQLCIGNHDLFMRRRKVDSIEVQQMKAQAKEEKARKKMERQILAREKQMREEAERAKEEMERRLFQLQDEARLANEALLRSEETADLLAEKAQIAEEEAKLLAHKAAEAEQERQRLEVAAMKTKEEKRLMEQKMREAEQLAVKLVEQSERRLKEADHLKQDLTEAKDAERRAKQKLLEITKTTYPLIAAYSAPPAPPAPPEAADFACESPPARLDFKDSDMKRLSMEIERERLEYMEKSKHLQDQLKELKSEIESLKLEEQQQQQASLYNLHSEARGYIPEPVYIAHSNRNSAYMSQMAFFEEV